A DNA window from Pedomonas mirosovicensis contains the following coding sequences:
- a CDS encoding acyl-CoA thioesterase — translation MEDDRQAGMERMLQERASFRHFTQERIRFSDTDMVGHVNNTAYAVYCETGRVEFNRAVAAMDGPFGGVIARVAINMRAETYFPGTVEIGTGVLRIGRTSYTLGQGLFVGDTCVATAEGVIVVLDRASRKPLLLPDDLRAALRAHLLPGCEEG, via the coding sequence ATGGAGGATGATCGACAGGCGGGCATGGAGCGGATGCTGCAGGAGAGGGCGAGCTTTCGTCACTTCACGCAAGAGCGCATCCGCTTCTCCGACACGGATATGGTCGGCCATGTCAACAACACCGCCTATGCGGTCTACTGCGAAACCGGCCGGGTAGAATTCAACCGGGCCGTCGCCGCCATGGACGGGCCATTCGGCGGCGTGATCGCGCGGGTCGCCATCAACATGCGAGCCGAGACCTACTTTCCAGGAACCGTCGAGATTGGGACAGGCGTGCTGCGGATCGGCCGCACGTCCTACACGCTGGGCCAAGGCCTGTTCGTGGGCGACACCTGCGTCGCCACCGCCGAAGGCGTGATCGTGGTGCTGGACCGGGCAAGCCGCAAACCCTTGCTGCTGCCCGACGACCTGCGCGCGGCGCTGAGGGCGCACCTGCTGCCGGGCTGCGAGGAGGGGTGA
- a CDS encoding YaiI/YqxD family protein produces MTRIYVDADACPVKAEAIRVAERHGIETFLVSNGGIRPSGHPLVREITVPGAFDAADDWIVEQVNAGDIVITADIPLASRCLEKQASVIGPTGKPFSKQNIGMALAMRDVMADLRAMGTVSGYNKSFAPADRSRFLNELERMVQQAKRASA; encoded by the coding sequence ATGACCCGGATCTACGTTGATGCCGATGCCTGCCCGGTGAAGGCGGAGGCGATCCGCGTTGCCGAACGGCATGGCATTGAGACCTTTCTCGTCTCCAACGGCGGCATCCGGCCGAGCGGCCACCCGCTGGTCAGGGAGATCACCGTGCCCGGCGCGTTCGATGCGGCGGATGACTGGATCGTGGAGCAGGTCAACGCAGGAGACATCGTCATCACGGCGGACATTCCCCTCGCCTCCCGCTGCCTTGAAAAGCAGGCCTCCGTAATCGGCCCCACGGGCAAGCCGTTCAGCAAGCAGAACATCGGCATGGCGCTGGCCATGCGCGACGTGATGGCGGACCTGCGCGCCATGGGCACGGTCAGTGGCTACAACAAAAGCTTCGCGCCCGCCGATCGCTCCCGCTTCCTCAACGAACTGGAGCGCATGGTGCAGCAGGCGAAGCGCGCATCAGCCTGA
- a CDS encoding phage holin family protein, with amino-acid sequence MREFLIRVLCVIAGLWVATHLIPGIHIEGGMTFVWAAVLLIVVNALIRPLAILFTLPLTLLTLGLFIFVINAAMFGLVAALLDGMSVSGFFSALFGALVVGLVSIVGMSLLGADERR; translated from the coding sequence ATGCGGGAATTTCTCATCCGGGTGCTCTGCGTCATTGCCGGACTTTGGGTGGCGACCCACCTGATCCCCGGCATTCATATCGAAGGCGGCATGACCTTCGTTTGGGCAGCCGTGCTGCTCATCGTCGTCAATGCGCTCATCCGGCCGCTGGCCATTCTGTTCACCCTGCCGCTGACTCTGCTCACCCTTGGACTGTTCATCTTCGTTATCAATGCGGCGATGTTCGGGCTGGTCGCGGCGTTGCTCGACGGCATGAGCGTGAGCGGCTTCTTCTCGGCCCTGTTTGGTGCGCTTGTCGTCGGTCTGGTGAGCATCGTCGGCATGTCCCTGCTGGGAGCAGACGAGCGCCGCTGA
- a CDS encoding cold-shock protein → MPTGTVKWFNVEKGYGFIQPDDGGADAFVHISAVERSGMRVLVEGQQVEYELGMSRQGKPAAQDLKVIGGPSPEEAEAMAPRPRRDFGDRPGGGFRSGPRSGGGFGERSGGGGGFGGGFGERSGGGFRSGGGFGGERDGGFGDRPRGPRGPRRFS, encoded by the coding sequence ATGCCTACGGGAACCGTTAAGTGGTTCAATGTTGAAAAGGGTTACGGCTTCATCCAGCCGGACGATGGCGGCGCAGACGCCTTTGTGCACATTTCCGCGGTTGAGCGCTCTGGTATGCGGGTCCTCGTCGAGGGCCAGCAGGTCGAGTACGAACTGGGCATGTCCCGTCAGGGCAAGCCGGCCGCGCAGGACCTGAAGGTCATCGGCGGTCCGTCGCCGGAAGAAGCGGAAGCCATGGCTCCGCGTCCGCGTCGTGACTTCGGCGACCGTCCGGGCGGCGGCTTCCGCAGCGGCCCGCGTTCGGGTGGCGGCTTCGGCGAGCGCTCCGGTGGCGGCGGCGGCTTCGGCGGCGGCTTCGGTGAGCGTTCCGGCGGCGGCTTCCGCAGCGGCGGCGGCTTCGGCGGCGAGCGTGACGGCGGCTTCGGCGACCGTCCGCGTGGCCCGCGTGGTCCGCGTCGTTTCAGCTAA
- a CDS encoding NAD(P)H-dependent flavin oxidoreductase → MTGSDIARSLKAKLRLPIIGAPMFIISTPKLVIAQCRAGILGSFPALNARPKEALDDWLSEIKETLADHTARHPERPAAPFAVNQIVHRSNDRLEHDLALCVKHKVPIVITSLGARPEVNEAIHSYGGIVFHDIINIQHARKALEKGADGLIAVCAGAGGHAGTLSPFALVQEIRQFFDGPLLLSGSIATGRSVLAAEAMGADFAYAGSVFIATEEANAIDAYKQCLVDARAEDIVYTNLFTGIHGNYLRQSIEAAGLDPANLPQSDPSRMNFGSGGNEAKKAWRDIWGCGQGIGVIDDIKPVAAVVDRMEREYNAAKAALLGPRDALAAE, encoded by the coding sequence ATGACAGGAAGCGATATCGCGCGGTCTCTCAAGGCAAAGCTGCGGCTGCCCATCATCGGCGCGCCAATGTTCATCATCTCGACGCCGAAGCTGGTCATCGCCCAGTGCCGGGCGGGCATCCTTGGCTCCTTCCCGGCGCTGAACGCCCGGCCCAAGGAAGCGCTTGACGACTGGCTCAGCGAGATCAAGGAAACCCTGGCTGACCACACCGCCCGCCACCCGGAGCGGCCTGCGGCCCCCTTCGCCGTCAACCAGATTGTCCACCGCTCCAACGACCGGCTGGAGCACGACCTGGCCCTCTGCGTGAAGCACAAGGTGCCCATTGTCATCACCTCGCTTGGCGCCCGGCCGGAGGTCAACGAGGCCATCCACAGCTACGGCGGCATCGTCTTCCACGATATCATCAACATCCAGCATGCCCGCAAGGCCCTCGAGAAAGGCGCGGACGGACTGATCGCCGTCTGCGCGGGCGCAGGCGGCCACGCGGGCACCCTCTCCCCCTTCGCGCTGGTGCAGGAAATCCGCCAGTTCTTCGACGGCCCCCTGCTCCTCTCCGGCAGCATCGCCACCGGCCGCTCCGTGCTTGCCGCCGAAGCCATGGGGGCGGACTTCGCCTACGCCGGCTCCGTCTTCATTGCCACCGAAGAAGCCAACGCTATCGATGCCTATAAGCAATGCCTCGTCGATGCGCGCGCGGAAGATATCGTCTACACCAACCTCTTCACCGGTATTCACGGCAACTACCTGCGCCAGTCCATCGAGGCGGCTGGGCTCGATCCCGCCAACCTGCCCCAGTCCGATCCCTCCCGCATGAATTTCGGCTCCGGCGGCAACGAAGCCAAGAAAGCCTGGCGAGATATCTGGGGCTGCGGCCAGGGCATCGGCGTCATCGATGATATCAAACCCGTCGCCGCCGTCGTCGATCGCATGGAGCGCGAGTACAATGCCGCCAAAGCCGCCCTGCTCGGCCCGCGCGACGCCTTGGCGGCGGAGTAG